A single genomic interval of Paenibacillus macerans harbors:
- a CDS encoding helix-turn-helix domain-containing protein, translating into MSLPKIVGKRIRECRRKKNWTQEQLAEAASLHNSYIGSVERGDRNISLETLEKITLALDVPAGDLVQSEEALDKQRLLDEHLKLVSGRNAEEIALITKITRDVIWGMEMKGN; encoded by the coding sequence ATGAGTTTACCAAAAATTGTTGGAAAACGAATACGCGAATGTAGAAGAAAGAAGAATTGGACCCAGGAGCAGCTAGCCGAAGCTGCTTCGCTTCATAACAGTTACATAGGCAGCGTGGAGCGTGGAGATCGCAATATTTCTTTGGAAACATTGGAAAAAATCACTTTGGCTTTAGACGTACCTGCAGGAGATCTAGTTCAGTCGGAAGAAGCATTGGACAAGCAGCGTTTGCTTGATGAACATTTGAAGTTGGTAAGTGGTAGAAATGCGGAAGAGATCGCGTTGATTACGAAGATCACTAGGGATGTAATTTGGGGGATGGAGATGAAGGGTAACTAA
- a CDS encoding carbohydrate-binding protein, with translation MLRKAKKILSGLALIVVFVLTFAQFAFASDQPVQLISANLYIYKYGYVGFSGNVEVSNLSPEKNVTIHYTPGDGRWYDTDASYEGPTDSMHEQWKFLVSTNSMNNTHPELINAQTIQFAIKYEVNGQTYWDNNNGQNYSVSRYTESSTILGKPNVLRAYDSLYLNNFEGSVYVKNLNYSKEVKIVYTTDNWNTTREGHASYSIPANSDDSVENWHFSFNNIDSSVSQIKYAIAYTVNGQTYWDNNYGKNHTVNR, from the coding sequence GTGTTAAGAAAAGCGAAGAAGATACTGTCGGGTTTGGCGTTGATAGTCGTTTTTGTGCTAACGTTTGCGCAATTTGCGTTTGCAAGCGACCAGCCGGTTCAACTGATTTCGGCCAATCTCTATATTTACAAGTATGGCTACGTGGGCTTCAGCGGTAACGTCGAAGTAAGCAACCTCAGCCCTGAAAAAAACGTAACCATTCACTATACTCCCGGAGATGGACGATGGTACGATACGGACGCATCCTATGAAGGACCAACGGATTCCATGCACGAACAGTGGAAGTTCCTGGTGTCCACCAACAGCATGAACAATACTCATCCGGAACTCATTAATGCCCAAACGATTCAATTCGCAATCAAATATGAAGTTAACGGACAAACCTACTGGGACAACAACAATGGACAAAACTACTCGGTCAGCCGTTACACTGAAAGCTCAACCATCCTTGGTAAACCAAACGTGCTTCGAGCATACGACTCCTTATATTTGAACAATTTCGAGGGGAGCGTATACGTCAAAAACTTAAACTACAGCAAAGAGGTCAAAATCGTCTATACAACCGACAACTGGAATACAACCCGGGAAGGACACGCCAGTTACTCCATACCCGCAAACTCTGACGACAGCGTAGAAAACTGGCATTTCAGCTTTAACAATATCGACTCCAGCGTTTCACAAATTAAGTACGCTATTGCCTACACCGTCAATGGACAAACTTACTGGGATAATAATTACGGGAAAAACCACACCGTAAATCGCTAA
- a CDS encoding helix-turn-helix domain-containing protein, with translation MLLKIIGKRIKQLRKEQGLTQEQLAEKAGVNASYIGTVERGVRNISIETLEKIIQGLDVPLAVMFQFHEMKNVNSWKDKAEIIEVINSLLYSRSLEENKLIFRVIRDILDTMDVEKFRGG, from the coding sequence GTGCTGCTGAAAATCATAGGTAAACGGATAAAACAATTGAGGAAAGAACAAGGACTCACACAAGAACAGCTGGCAGAAAAAGCTGGAGTTAATGCATCATACATAGGAACAGTCGAGCGTGGAGTGCGCAACATTTCCATCGAAACGCTGGAGAAAATCATTCAAGGATTGGATGTGCCTTTAGCGGTGATGTTTCAGTTCCATGAAATGAAGAACGTGAATTCATGGAAGGATAAGGCTGAGATTATAGAGGTAATCAATTCGCTGTTGTATAGCCGTTCATTGGAAGAGAACAAGCTTATTTTTCGTGTGATTAGGGATATTTTGGATACGATGGATGTGGAAAAGTTTAGAGGGGGTTGA
- a CDS encoding DUF262 domain-containing protein, giving the protein MSEGLTIRQIVENIQRGQIRIPAFQRGFVWDANRVAFFMDSIYKGYPFGSLLFWRTKEPLKTERQLGPFKLPENDPDFPIDYVLDGQQRITSIFGVFQTEIKEEDNNEWTKIYFDFQTDPNIKEPQFIALSEDQVDLTRHFPLKALFDTTSYRRATANFSEELADKIDRMQSVFKEVRIPIQTITTEDRATVAIIFERINRMGVELDTMQLLSAWTWSEEFTLQERFREFGEELAPFGFKDVGDDMTLLLRCCAAITVGDASPESLIGLDGAVVRDRFNEIENGVKGAIDFLRENLNIQVLSNLPFNTLLVPLSVFFAAGGNVQIKYDDSQRRTIISWFWKCCFSRRYSSGVLRNLKTDIEEMSKLKRGEDSRLSDFPVIITSEFFQREIFRLNTVNAATFILPLAQKQPKSFITGAPVSLRNVLKEYNRNEFHHLYPRAFINASQQNGTYSENCLANFAFLSRSDNNQIGGAAPSKYREKMPSQIDDILERALCPIELFNDNYDDFIKLRSEILSNFANKLMRIDQLV; this is encoded by the coding sequence ATGTCAGAAGGGCTTACAATAAGACAAATAGTAGAGAATATTCAGCGAGGGCAAATTAGGATCCCAGCTTTTCAAAGAGGCTTTGTTTGGGATGCTAATAGAGTAGCATTTTTTATGGATAGTATTTATAAAGGGTATCCTTTTGGCTCTTTACTTTTTTGGAGAACCAAAGAGCCGCTTAAAACGGAAAGACAACTTGGGCCGTTTAAACTCCCAGAAAATGACCCTGACTTTCCAATAGACTATGTACTTGACGGGCAACAAAGAATCACTTCAATTTTTGGTGTGTTTCAAACAGAAATTAAAGAGGAAGACAATAATGAGTGGACCAAAATATATTTTGATTTTCAAACTGATCCTAATATAAAAGAGCCGCAATTCATTGCATTGTCTGAAGACCAAGTTGATTTAACTAGACACTTCCCGTTAAAAGCTCTTTTTGATACAACTTCTTATAGAAGAGCCACTGCTAACTTCAGTGAAGAACTGGCAGATAAGATTGATAGAATGCAATCAGTATTTAAGGAAGTCAGAATACCCATTCAAACGATTACTACGGAAGATCGTGCTACTGTGGCAATTATTTTTGAAAGAATTAATAGAATGGGAGTAGAACTTGATACCATGCAGTTACTTTCTGCATGGACTTGGAGTGAGGAATTTACCCTGCAAGAACGTTTCAGGGAATTTGGTGAGGAACTCGCGCCTTTTGGTTTTAAAGATGTAGGGGATGATATGACTTTATTGTTGCGTTGTTGTGCTGCAATTACGGTAGGGGATGCCTCTCCAGAGTCTTTAATTGGTTTAGATGGAGCGGTTGTAAGGGATAGATTCAATGAAATTGAAAATGGTGTAAAAGGAGCAATTGATTTTTTAAGGGAAAATCTTAATATTCAAGTTCTTTCAAACTTACCATTTAATACATTACTTGTCCCACTATCTGTTTTTTTTGCAGCTGGCGGAAATGTTCAAATTAAATATGACGATAGTCAAAGAAGGACAATTATTAGCTGGTTCTGGAAGTGTTGTTTTTCAAGAAGATATAGTAGCGGAGTTCTAAGAAATCTTAAAACAGATATTGAGGAAATGTCAAAATTGAAAAGAGGGGAAGATTCTAGGCTCTCTGATTTTCCGGTTATAATTACATCGGAATTCTTCCAGCGAGAGATATTTAGGTTAAATACAGTTAATGCCGCAACTTTTATACTTCCGCTCGCCCAGAAGCAACCAAAAAGCTTTATTACAGGTGCTCCAGTTAGCCTACGTAATGTACTAAAAGAATACAATAGAAACGAGTTTCATCATCTGTACCCTCGTGCTTTTATAAACGCAAGCCAACAAAATGGTACTTACAGTGAAAACTGCTTAGCCAACTTTGCCTTTTTATCTAGGTCGGATAATAATCAAATTGGTGGTGCGGCTCCAAGTAAATATAGGGAAAAAATGCCTAGTCAAATTGATGATATTCTAGAACGAGCATTATGTCCTATTGAGCTTTTTAATGATAATTATGATGATTTCATTAAACTTCGTTCTGAAATTCTATCGAACTTTGCAAATAAACTAATGAGGATTGACCAACTTGTATAG
- a CDS encoding helix-turn-helix domain-containing protein, which translates to MAQLRNFLGNRIRAIRNAKGLTQQNLADISGLDYRYIGAIERGERNFSIDNLEKVLVALNVSLHEVAYLSVEQGKVETARWEAIDQFIASTEGLSEEQIEILRRVNQEVIKAFK; encoded by the coding sequence ATGGCACAATTGCGCAATTTTCTAGGGAATCGAATCAGAGCAATCCGAAATGCAAAAGGCCTCACCCAGCAAAATTTAGCGGATATATCCGGTTTGGATTATAGATATATCGGAGCCATCGAACGTGGGGAACGAAATTTCTCCATAGATAATTTGGAAAAGGTGCTCGTTGCCTTAAACGTTTCGCTCCATGAAGTTGCTTACTTAAGCGTCGAACAAGGTAAAGTTGAAACAGCACGTTGGGAAGCCATTGATCAGTTTATTGCAAGTACTGAGGGGTTGTCGGAGGAACAGATTGAGATTTTGCGGCGGGTTAATCAGGAAGTTATAAAAGCGTTTAAATAG
- a CDS encoding helix-turn-helix domain-containing protein, producing MKPATTVRQELEDFLRQRGLTLHQFSEISGINVGTISSMLSGYRQISIHNLDLITVGMGRGEGSLYEVYLEDCLLNLPLDWRRLGPFLRRCAELGKLDCIERLVQAVADHLAYVPMLFETAEEFFREGKREAAALLYDCVAECERYQHSERLAFSRYRLFTIGLGDDQEENMRAAVQFEPYVERLEEVAQLEALKDLADVYASLHQWDRVNGLAVKLGEKAALALRTKRLRKIKPEGREGKNMSTSRPPLFYFLYAYLLKANVCDARQEYEQALRYVRRYANYEVRSSEELSEQERQIAEQFRDWGKANTYLYRLMSGEVEVLADYAECVAAKEHEMIPAMYRILQAANRYQLNVDDLLERFRPHFALKERLYRFGKYNAQIVADHYVRFLTELACYDLHRQRHDLGIRNLLDSLELAIRLNHESMLFRCVQLFEQFRHVASQERQDQYKNLICEVKRNEKKNVAVHYA from the coding sequence ATGAAACCTGCAACCACGGTCAGACAAGAATTGGAGGATTTTCTGAGACAAAGAGGGTTAACGCTCCATCAGTTTTCGGAAATTTCCGGGATTAACGTGGGGACAATCAGCTCGATGTTAAGCGGGTATCGCCAAATCTCCATTCATAATCTGGATCTGATCACGGTGGGAATGGGGCGGGGGGAAGGCAGCCTTTACGAGGTCTATTTGGAGGACTGTTTGCTGAATTTGCCTCTGGATTGGCGGCGCTTGGGCCCGTTTTTGCGGCGATGTGCGGAATTGGGGAAGCTGGATTGCATAGAACGGCTAGTTCAGGCGGTAGCGGATCATTTGGCGTATGTACCGATGTTGTTTGAAACGGCGGAGGAGTTTTTTCGGGAGGGAAAAAGAGAGGCTGCGGCACTACTGTATGACTGCGTCGCCGAGTGCGAAAGGTATCAGCACTCCGAACGTTTGGCGTTTAGCCGCTATCGGCTGTTTACGATCGGCCTCGGCGACGATCAAGAGGAAAATATGCGTGCGGCCGTACAATTTGAGCCTTATGTTGAGCGGTTGGAAGAAGTGGCTCAGTTGGAGGCGCTAAAGGATTTGGCGGATGTGTATGCTTCTCTTCATCAGTGGGATCGTGTTAACGGCTTGGCGGTAAAGTTGGGGGAGAAAGCGGCACTAGCTCTTCGTACTAAGCGTTTGCGCAAGATAAAACCTGAAGGCAGGGAAGGCAAGAACATGTCTACGTCCAGGCCGCCGCTTTTTTACTTCCTTTATGCTTATTTGTTAAAGGCGAATGTTTGCGACGCTCGTCAAGAGTATGAACAGGCTTTGAGATATGTAAGACGGTATGCTAATTATGAGGTGCGTAGTAGTGAGGAATTGAGCGAACAAGAGCGGCAGATTGCCGAGCAGTTTCGGGATTGGGGAAAAGCAAACACTTATTTATACCGTTTGATGTCCGGTGAGGTTGAGGTGCTGGCGGATTATGCGGAGTGCGTTGCTGCCAAGGAGCACGAGATGATTCCGGCGATGTACCGGATTTTGCAGGCGGCTAACCGATACCAGTTGAATGTGGATGATCTTCTGGAGCGTTTCAGACCGCATTTTGCGCTAAAAGAACGGCTCTACCGTTTTGGCAAATACAATGCGCAGATTGTGGCCGATCATTATGTCCGTTTCTTAACGGAGCTCGCTTGTTACGATTTGCATAGGCAGCGGCATGATTTGGGGATCCGGAATTTATTAGATAGTTTGGAGCTTGCCATAAGACTTAACCATGAATCCATGCTTTTTCGTTGCGTACAGTTATTCGAGCAGTTCCGACACGTGGCTTCCCAGGAAAGACAGGATCAATATAAAAATCTAATTTGTGAGGTGAAAAGAAATGAGAAAAAGAATGTTGCTGTTCATTATGCTTAG
- a CDS encoding copper amine oxidase N-terminal domain-containing protein: MKRLSIISIVCVLLFSLSAVSASAATNGSNVFVDGQPLSSKSINRNGESFVPFREVFEKLNINIGYDKKSGQTTGTADQLKVTFKVGSKTAYVNGKKKSLKAAPFTRNGTTYIPLQFVGAMTGYTVNYSSKVNGILITSPSFGGASYSVEGIEVFFTSYGTVEIGLKAEEELNMMRELAEIKSDYNAAKNSPKYRVIGEPPTAEESKDPGYKGYPDYFDANYVAAVDNNEKLPPLMSEGWISLAMLSEIEKIVNLGSSDKSKLSIGKYVGTEVVRYEIPLTDEYKNAKEGDFVLGDLRVKKYKNIMYLNLEDLKKVGLIGSEIEQEERFELS; the protein is encoded by the coding sequence TTGAAAAGATTATCTATTATATCTATTGTATGTGTGTTGTTATTTAGTTTAAGTGCTGTATCCGCTTCAGCGGCAACCAATGGATCAAATGTTTTTGTTGATGGGCAGCCGCTTTCCTCGAAATCCATAAACCGGAACGGGGAATCATTCGTACCTTTCCGGGAAGTATTTGAGAAGCTGAATATAAACATCGGGTACGATAAGAAATCCGGTCAAACCACGGGAACCGCGGATCAATTAAAGGTAACATTTAAAGTCGGCAGCAAAACCGCATATGTTAATGGAAAAAAGAAATCTCTGAAGGCAGCGCCCTTTACTCGGAACGGCACGACTTATATTCCGCTTCAATTTGTTGGGGCAATGACGGGGTACACCGTCAATTACTCGTCGAAAGTGAATGGTATTTTAATCACAAGCCCTTCTTTTGGAGGGGCCTCATACAGCGTTGAGGGAATTGAGGTATTTTTCACTTCTTATGGAACCGTCGAGATTGGTCTCAAAGCCGAAGAGGAATTAAATATGATGAGAGAACTGGCCGAGATCAAGTCGGACTACAATGCGGCTAAGAACTCTCCGAAATACCGTGTTATCGGCGAACCTCCAACCGCTGAAGAATCGAAGGATCCCGGGTATAAAGGGTACCCCGATTATTTTGATGCCAATTATGTTGCTGCGGTAGATAACAATGAGAAACTGCCGCCGCTGATGAGCGAAGGTTGGATCTCACTGGCTATGCTCTCGGAAATCGAAAAAATTGTTAATTTGGGCAGCAGCGATAAAAGTAAGCTTTCGATCGGCAAATATGTTGGTACTGAGGTTGTCAGATACGAAATCCCCTTAACCGACGAATACAAGAACGCCAAAGAAGGCGATTTTGTATTAGGAGATTTGCGCGTCAAAAAATATAAAAATATCATGTACTTGAATCTTGAAGATTTAAAAAAGGTAGGGCTTATTGGTTCGGAAATAGAGCAGGAAGAACGCTTTGAGTTGTCCTGA
- a CDS encoding LytR/AlgR family response regulator transcription factor has protein sequence MIKVAMCGDDADCLDQVEKMLNDYACKNRLSFSIHSFTSAVPLLETMNTDFQIYIFDFNMTSRKKMRLVHSIKKMDKYAYLIFLTSAIEMAKDTYPVPIINYLTKPLHQTALEREMDRAIRHTEKIANNYMFIKNHDGLFKVFLPGVYYIETFNRNLLIHTDHGNYLCFKKMQQLENELINYPFIRCHSSYIVNMDYIRRITNNEIELENRDKILVSKWRRKNVVESLTSYIENV, from the coding sequence GTGATAAAAGTGGCTATGTGTGGTGATGATGCAGATTGTTTAGATCAAGTTGAAAAGATGCTGAATGACTATGCTTGCAAGAATAGGCTGTCGTTTTCCATTCACAGTTTTACCAGTGCCGTCCCTCTGCTTGAAACGATGAATACAGATTTTCAAATCTACATTTTTGATTTTAACATGACTTCAAGGAAAAAAATGAGGTTGGTACATTCCATAAAAAAAATGGACAAGTACGCTTATTTGATTTTTTTGACATCGGCTATTGAGATGGCTAAAGATACTTACCCTGTTCCGATTATCAATTATTTGACCAAACCTCTCCATCAAACTGCGCTGGAGAGGGAAATGGACAGGGCGATAAGACATACTGAGAAAATTGCCAACAACTATATGTTCATTAAAAACCACGACGGATTGTTTAAAGTCTTTTTGCCAGGGGTTTATTATATCGAGACCTTTAACAGAAATTTGTTGATCCATACGGATCACGGCAATTACTTATGCTTCAAAAAAATGCAACAACTTGAGAACGAGTTAATCAATTATCCATTTATAAGATGCCATAGTAGTTACATCGTCAATATGGATTACATTAGGAGAATTACGAATAACGAGATCGAGCTCGAGAATCGCGATAAAATTCTAGTCAGTAAATGGAGGAGGAAAAACGTTGTAGAGAGCTTGACTAGTTATATTGAAAACGTTTAA
- a CDS encoding LytR/AlgR family response regulator transcription factor, producing MIKIAICLDSPKLLKEIHGYMQHYCTLNDTHLDVRKYYNFRGFLRDIYYQAFDLVFMDLPKSGEQEFAIVEKVKKIVPDAVIAFVSISSASIIVKEPNLANVVFITKPINYGKIEFLVNEIRNVKSYRERKSLLVKNDQGIFKIRCCDIIFLERCQKSVIIHTNTEEINSCRTMKEYESKLREPVFFRCHTSFIVNTNYIANLHDHELSMINKKVIPVSRYRRKGLIQLMLSPSRCEPMNPGAGSTFSKQV from the coding sequence ATGATAAAAATAGCTATATGTTTGGACAGCCCCAAATTATTGAAGGAGATCCACGGCTACATGCAGCATTACTGCACTTTGAACGATACGCATCTGGATGTCAGAAAATATTATAACTTTCGCGGCTTTTTGAGAGACATTTATTATCAAGCGTTCGATCTGGTTTTTATGGATCTCCCTAAGTCCGGGGAACAGGAATTTGCCATCGTCGAGAAAGTAAAAAAAATCGTCCCGGATGCAGTTATAGCTTTTGTGTCTATAAGTTCCGCCTCCATTATCGTAAAGGAGCCTAACTTGGCGAATGTTGTTTTTATAACAAAGCCGATCAATTACGGGAAAATTGAATTTCTAGTTAACGAAATCAGAAATGTGAAATCATACAGAGAAAGAAAAAGCCTGTTGGTTAAAAATGATCAGGGTATTTTTAAAATCAGGTGTTGCGACATTATATTTTTAGAGCGTTGTCAGAAGAGCGTCATCATTCATACGAATACTGAAGAAATCAATAGCTGCAGAACAATGAAGGAGTACGAATCTAAACTGCGGGAGCCTGTTTTTTTTCGATGTCATACGAGTTTTATTGTGAATACGAATTATATTGCCAATCTACACGATCATGAATTGAGCATGATTAATAAGAAAGTGATACCCGTAAGCCGTTACCGAAGAAAAGGTTTGATTCAACTTATGTTGAGCCCAAGCAGATGTGAACCCATGAATCCGGGTGCAGGGTCAACTTTTTCAAAGCAGGTGTGA
- a CDS encoding S8 family serine peptidase, with protein sequence MKIAVIDSGVNLKDELLLDQTIETIAMGQGRYQSCSIDDSGHGTDIVKIICGQTMAPHIVSIQVLNRDNKGSVDALCAAINHCAETGVDLINLSLGLRNTSSETIQKLKSCCDAAVKKGVAIVSSNHNDGNTDLPSYPYAFDEVIGVSSSLGIEQKIKFDRQTNKIIFSDNIVSVPDRNRVILQKGNSFLAPIIAGLYSEFLKETVDRSDIHRDFLSFMEHVQCNHTNLFFYRNKSQSYGQFHGKKVGYFYMKKTANDIHLLNRLHQFATVRLFHMAEEIDQCSISGLDFLFFGEISKGEAMQCEPVLSKLINAAARQGIHLVMMVPFMSIHQRLQVSEKYKIYVQSAYI encoded by the coding sequence ATGAAAATAGCGGTAATCGATTCGGGCGTTAACCTAAAAGATGAACTACTGCTCGACCAAACTATTGAAACCATCGCAATGGGACAAGGCCGTTATCAATCATGCTCAATCGACGATAGCGGACATGGAACGGATATCGTAAAAATTATTTGCGGACAGACCATGGCTCCGCACATCGTTTCCATCCAGGTGCTCAACCGCGACAATAAAGGCTCTGTTGATGCCTTATGCGCAGCCATAAACCACTGTGCTGAAACCGGGGTTGATTTAATCAACCTAAGTTTAGGGCTGCGAAATACAAGCAGCGAGACCATACAAAAATTAAAGTCCTGTTGCGATGCAGCGGTGAAAAAGGGAGTGGCTATTGTCTCTTCCAACCATAACGACGGAAATACGGACCTTCCGTCCTATCCGTATGCTTTTGACGAAGTTATTGGGGTTTCCAGTTCCCTGGGGATTGAGCAAAAAATAAAATTCGACCGCCAAACGAATAAAATCATTTTCTCCGACAATATTGTCAGCGTCCCTGACCGAAATAGGGTGATACTTCAAAAAGGAAACAGCTTTTTGGCGCCGATCATAGCCGGCTTGTATAGTGAATTTCTGAAGGAAACGGTGGATCGCTCCGACATTCACCGCGATTTTTTATCGTTCATGGAGCATGTTCAGTGCAACCATACGAACCTGTTTTTCTATAGAAACAAGAGTCAAAGTTACGGCCAGTTCCATGGCAAAAAAGTCGGTTATTTTTATATGAAAAAAACCGCTAACGACATTCATTTGCTTAACCGGCTCCATCAATTTGCAACCGTTCGTTTATTTCATATGGCCGAAGAAATCGACCAATGCTCTATTTCCGGTTTGGACTTTTTATTTTTTGGAGAAATCAGCAAAGGTGAAGCGATGCAATGTGAACCCGTATTGTCAAAACTAATTAACGCCGCCGCCAGGCAAGGCATACATTTGGTGATGATGGTGCCCTTTATGAGCATTCATCAACGATTACAGGTGTCGGAAAAGTATAAAATTTACGTACAGAGCGCATATATCTAG
- a CDS encoding pseudouridine synthase, producing the protein MSKELEKELNVLDELEEIEGYAYCSTHKDKCLNDCINPLPNAMIADIN; encoded by the coding sequence ATGAGCAAAGAGCTGGAAAAAGAACTCAACGTTTTGGACGAACTCGAGGAAATCGAAGGCTATGCCTACTGCAGCACGCATAAGGACAAATGCTTGAACGATTGTATCAACCCGCTTCCTAATGCTATGATCGCAGACATAAATTAA